One Gordonia sp. SID5947 genomic region harbors:
- a CDS encoding VOC family protein codes for MLDHVALQCADPARAADFYLSVFSAVGVREAMRFERDEGPVIGLSGADGRPQLWVGPLDDAGDRPIHLALSAPSREAVDEVFAAARAAGATILHAPRVWPEYHPNYYGVFLRDLDGNNVEAVHHGLGG; via the coding sequence ATGCTGGATCACGTCGCCCTGCAATGTGCCGACCCCGCGCGCGCAGCCGATTTCTACCTCAGCGTGTTCTCAGCCGTCGGAGTGCGTGAGGCGATGCGGTTCGAACGAGACGAAGGACCGGTGATCGGACTCTCCGGTGCCGATGGCCGCCCGCAACTCTGGGTTGGCCCGCTCGACGACGCCGGGGACCGTCCGATCCATCTTGCGCTGAGCGCGCCGAGCCGGGAGGCCGTCGACGAGGTGTTCGCCGCGGCCCGGGCAGCGGGTGCGACGATCCTCCACGCGCCGCGGGTCTGGCCGGAGTATCACCCCAACTATTACGGAGTGTTCCTGCGCGATCTCGACGGCAACAACGTCGAAGCCGTGCACCACGGACTCGGCGGCTGA
- a CDS encoding DUF3556 domain-containing protein, which translates to MGFLKQNTPEIDFPTWSQGTRAEKIKPMARHWAEVGFGTPVALHLFYVAKIALYIVIAWAVVITTPGIDGFLDVTSWYNEPIVFQKVVLYTMLFELVGLGCGFGPLNNRFFPPMGSILYWLRPKTIRQPPWPHRVPLTKGDTRRPVDVLLYAALLVMLVVALFSSGTGAIPELDTTVGVLPDWEIWTIVVLLAAAGLRDKTIFLAARGEVYGALTVTFLFSGVDMILGAKLIFLVIWLGAATSKLNKHFPFVIATMMSNNPIWRTPKIKRKFFEDFPEDLRPGRRSRWIAHFSTAVEGLVPIVLFFSGGGWLTAVAATIMLIFHFGILSSIPMGVPLEWNVFMMFGLVALFVGHSDIGLTDLQSVWPILLFLVSAATVITGNLMPRKVSFLPGMRYYAGNWDTSLWCIKPSASAKIESGIVAIASMPAAQLERFYGSPEAAQIPLYMGYAFRSFNSHGRALFTLAHRAMAGAGSEASGPNVTGAWSEASGPNVTGAGSEASGPKVTAQDESEFVLTDGERITSTAMGWNFGDGHMCNEQLIASLQRHCRFEPGEVRIVILDAQPIHRQTQEYRLVDPAVGEFERGFVNVADLVTRQPWDDTIPVTVTWRAESRETAE; encoded by the coding sequence GTGGGATTCCTGAAGCAGAACACGCCCGAAATCGACTTCCCGACCTGGAGTCAGGGCACGCGGGCCGAGAAGATCAAGCCGATGGCCCGGCACTGGGCCGAGGTGGGATTCGGGACGCCCGTGGCGCTGCACCTGTTCTACGTCGCGAAGATCGCGCTGTACATCGTGATCGCATGGGCGGTGGTCATCACCACCCCCGGCATCGACGGATTCTTAGACGTGACGAGCTGGTACAACGAGCCGATCGTCTTTCAGAAGGTCGTGCTCTACACGATGCTGTTCGAGCTGGTCGGCCTCGGTTGTGGGTTCGGACCTCTGAACAACCGCTTCTTCCCGCCGATGGGTTCCATCCTGTACTGGCTGCGGCCCAAGACGATTCGTCAGCCACCGTGGCCGCACCGTGTCCCGCTGACCAAGGGCGACACACGCCGGCCTGTCGACGTACTGCTGTACGCGGCATTGCTGGTGATGCTGGTGGTCGCATTGTTCAGCTCGGGGACCGGCGCCATCCCCGAACTCGACACCACGGTCGGCGTGCTGCCCGACTGGGAGATCTGGACGATCGTCGTGCTGCTCGCGGCGGCCGGTCTGCGCGACAAGACGATCTTCCTCGCGGCACGCGGCGAGGTGTACGGCGCGCTCACGGTCACCTTCCTGTTCTCCGGTGTCGACATGATCCTCGGCGCCAAGCTCATCTTTCTCGTCATCTGGCTGGGCGCGGCGACGTCGAAGCTCAACAAGCACTTCCCGTTCGTGATCGCCACGATGATGTCGAACAATCCGATCTGGCGGACGCCGAAGATCAAGCGAAAGTTCTTCGAGGACTTCCCCGAAGACCTGCGACCCGGCCGCCGATCACGCTGGATCGCCCACTTCTCCACCGCCGTCGAAGGTCTCGTGCCGATTGTCCTGTTCTTCTCCGGCGGGGGCTGGCTGACCGCCGTCGCCGCGACGATCATGCTGATCTTCCATTTCGGCATCCTCTCCTCGATCCCGATGGGCGTGCCCCTGGAGTGGAACGTCTTCATGATGTTCGGCTTGGTCGCGCTGTTCGTCGGTCATTCCGACATCGGTCTCACCGACCTCCAATCCGTCTGGCCGATCCTGTTGTTCCTGGTGTCTGCCGCAACCGTGATCACCGGAAATCTGATGCCGCGCAAGGTGTCCTTTCTTCCGGGCATGCGTTACTACGCCGGAAACTGGGACACCAGTCTGTGGTGTATCAAGCCCTCGGCATCGGCGAAGATCGAGAGTGGCATCGTGGCGATCGCCTCGATGCCGGCCGCGCAGCTCGAACGTTTCTACGGGAGCCCCGAGGCGGCGCAGATCCCGCTCTACATGGGATATGCGTTCCGCTCGTTCAACAGTCACGGTCGGGCGTTGTTCACGCTGGCGCATCGTGCGATGGCCGGCGCCGGGAGCGAAGCGAGCGGGCCGAATGTCACCGGCGCCTGGAGCGAAGCGAGCGGGCCGAACGTCACCGGCGCCGGGAGCGAAGCGAGCGGGCCGAAGGTGACCGCTCAGGATGAGTCAGAGTTCGTGCTGACCGACGGGGAGCGGATCACCAGTACGGCGATGGGCTGGAACTTCGGCGACGGCCACATGTGCAACGAGCAACTGATCGCATCGCTGCAACGGCACTGCCGGTTCGAGCCCGGCGAAGTCCGGATCGTGATTCTCGACGCACAGCCCATCCATCGGCAGACCCAGGAGTACCGCCTGGTGGATCCCGCGGTCGGCGAGTTCGAGCGGGGCTTCGTGAACGTCGCCGACCTCGTGACACGGCAGCCCTGGGACGACACGATCCCCGTGACGGTGACGTGGCGGGCGGAGAGCCGGGAGACGGCGGAGTAA
- a CDS encoding DEAD/DEAH box helicase: MHDFDPLHDAASDLLVDFDVATVDRGSDYADNGHIVGMMWSADELTLTGRCRGSGGHVYDTKAVFTAVATSRTLDYTECSCPVGFMCKHGVALLLIALQVESDSRSDPAELAPVSRLPAQWRTTLSAFVREEPSVEPVPLGILVGLPSNSRWAPHPVPTLRLVKEGKRGRWVKKGVTWRSIARRAAGLPSVLEDPEFEPGQLRAVVAMARAYVNTGVHDDEMSLDWAPNDIWELLADVYDAGVTLLADPSTGATHVDLFSGARIAFRITRGDEGALVSPYLQVDHHDWHDAPVGLIGTPVPHGAFTVDEDVLLMGPFEAPTDRRALDDLVAIGGIVIPDADLDEFVVDMLPSLAATVPVDIEDGAITPPTISGPTPLLTIRVGAEASQVNWRISYRINDRRRVFDAIDPVSASSIRNAEDETQAWKDARTAMELVACRCTRWQTQAARLINQALRAGTRTVDGDLDAVVADDTEAAVQQASTDLLRRTFTYSLIDTAVLVGELVPELGDGIDVDVIGDVVDFRPAHEEPEIVISEDPSPVGNDWLNLRITVEVDGRDVPLGNIIRALAAHATHLLLPDGTYFPLESAELRRLTELIHEAQDLGEIENGLVRRNTYNATLWEELLSLGVVDDQLAEWHSRVRRLSEAALPTRSGPPAGLRADLRDYQHDGLDWLRFLWQNRIGGILADDMGLGKTVQALALIAEASAEIPSGAFLVVAPTSVVGNWVSEAQKFVPDLDVVAVTATEAKSGVGFAEQVGGAQIVVTSYTLLRLQFDEINRFRWSGVIFDEAQFVKNHKSKTHQCARRLGAEMKLAITGTPMENNLMELWSLLSLTAPGLFPSPNTFGEYYRKPIESGEHPERLESLRRRIQPVMLRRTKDQVVADLPAKQEQVLAVELTAKHEHIYQARLNRERQRVLGLLGDWEENRFAIFRSLTMMRQLSLHAGLVDEKDRDVASAKIDHLAAQLPELIAEGHAALVFSQFTGFLGLIRERLDSLGIAYSYLDGSMSAKQRAAAIGQFSAGTTKVFLISLKAGGFGLNLTEADYCFVCDPWWNPAAEAQAVDRAHRIGQTRPVTVYRLVSKGTIEEKVVELQDKKRALFDAVVDDGDLFGTVISPDDVRAMLGDGT, translated from the coding sequence ATGCACGACTTCGATCCGCTGCACGACGCGGCGAGTGATCTACTCGTCGATTTCGACGTCGCGACCGTCGACCGGGGCTCCGACTACGCCGACAACGGGCACATCGTCGGCATGATGTGGTCGGCCGACGAGCTGACGCTGACCGGGCGATGCCGTGGGTCGGGCGGGCACGTGTACGACACCAAGGCCGTCTTCACCGCAGTGGCGACGTCCCGGACCCTCGACTACACGGAATGTTCGTGCCCGGTCGGATTCATGTGCAAGCACGGCGTGGCACTCTTGCTGATCGCACTGCAGGTCGAGAGCGACTCGCGAAGCGATCCCGCGGAACTCGCCCCGGTGAGCAGGTTGCCGGCGCAATGGCGCACGACGTTGAGCGCATTTGTCCGCGAGGAGCCGTCGGTGGAACCGGTACCTCTCGGCATCCTGGTCGGATTGCCCTCGAACAGTCGGTGGGCACCCCATCCGGTGCCCACGTTGCGGCTGGTCAAGGAGGGCAAGCGCGGCCGATGGGTCAAGAAGGGAGTCACCTGGAGATCGATTGCCCGGCGCGCCGCGGGTCTGCCGTCGGTCCTCGAGGATCCGGAGTTCGAGCCCGGACAGCTGCGGGCAGTGGTCGCGATGGCGCGAGCGTATGTGAACACCGGCGTCCACGACGACGAGATGTCCCTCGACTGGGCGCCCAACGACATCTGGGAGCTGCTCGCCGATGTGTACGACGCGGGCGTGACGTTGCTCGCCGACCCGTCGACCGGCGCCACCCACGTCGACCTCTTCTCCGGCGCCCGGATCGCCTTCCGGATAACACGCGGCGACGAGGGTGCGCTGGTCTCGCCGTATCTGCAGGTCGACCATCACGACTGGCACGATGCGCCGGTCGGCCTGATCGGTACGCCCGTCCCACATGGTGCGTTCACCGTCGACGAGGACGTCCTGCTGATGGGCCCTTTCGAGGCGCCGACCGATAGGCGCGCGCTCGACGATCTCGTGGCGATCGGCGGCATCGTGATCCCTGATGCCGACCTCGACGAATTCGTCGTGGATATGCTGCCTTCGCTCGCCGCCACCGTCCCGGTCGACATCGAAGACGGTGCCATCACGCCGCCGACGATCTCGGGACCGACGCCGTTGCTCACCATCCGGGTCGGTGCGGAGGCGTCACAGGTGAACTGGCGGATCAGCTACCGCATCAATGACCGTCGGCGCGTATTCGATGCCATCGATCCCGTCTCGGCGAGCAGCATCCGTAACGCCGAAGACGAGACGCAGGCGTGGAAGGATGCGCGCACCGCGATGGAGCTCGTCGCGTGCCGGTGCACCCGGTGGCAGACGCAGGCGGCGCGCCTGATCAACCAGGCATTGCGAGCAGGCACTCGAACCGTCGACGGCGACCTCGACGCCGTGGTCGCCGACGACACCGAGGCGGCGGTGCAGCAGGCGAGCACCGATCTCCTACGCCGGACCTTCACCTACTCGCTCATCGACACGGCCGTCCTGGTCGGGGAGTTGGTGCCCGAACTCGGTGACGGCATCGACGTCGACGTCATCGGTGACGTCGTCGACTTTCGTCCGGCCCATGAGGAGCCGGAGATCGTCATCAGCGAGGACCCCAGCCCGGTCGGCAACGACTGGCTGAACCTCCGCATCACCGTCGAGGTCGACGGCCGCGACGTCCCGCTCGGCAACATCATCCGCGCGCTCGCCGCACACGCGACTCACCTGCTGCTTCCCGACGGTACCTACTTCCCGCTCGAGAGCGCCGAACTCCGGCGTCTCACCGAACTCATCCACGAGGCGCAGGATCTCGGCGAGATCGAGAACGGCCTGGTCCGGCGCAACACCTATAACGCGACACTCTGGGAGGAGTTGCTGAGCCTCGGTGTCGTCGACGACCAACTCGCCGAATGGCATTCGCGGGTCCGTCGTCTCTCCGAAGCCGCTCTGCCGACCCGCAGCGGTCCGCCGGCCGGACTGCGCGCCGACCTCCGTGACTACCAGCACGACGGCCTCGATTGGTTGAGATTCCTGTGGCAGAACAGGATCGGTGGCATCCTCGCCGACGACATGGGACTCGGCAAAACCGTCCAGGCCCTCGCCCTGATCGCCGAGGCATCCGCGGAGATCCCGTCCGGTGCGTTCCTCGTGGTCGCTCCGACCAGCGTTGTCGGCAACTGGGTGAGCGAGGCGCAGAAGTTCGTACCCGATCTCGACGTGGTCGCGGTGACGGCCACCGAGGCCAAGAGCGGTGTCGGCTTCGCCGAACAGGTGGGCGGCGCTCAGATAGTGGTCACCTCTTATACGTTGCTGCGGTTGCAGTTCGACGAGATCAACCGATTCCGCTGGAGCGGTGTGATCTTCGACGAGGCGCAGTTCGTCAAGAACCACAAGAGCAAGACGCACCAGTGCGCCCGCCGGCTGGGCGCCGAGATGAAACTCGCGATCACCGGCACCCCGATGGAGAACAACCTGATGGAATTGTGGTCGCTGCTCTCACTGACGGCGCCGGGACTGTTCCCATCGCCCAACACGTTCGGAGAGTATTACCGCAAACCGATCGAATCCGGTGAGCATCCCGAACGTCTCGAGAGCCTCAGGCGTCGTATCCAGCCGGTGATGCTGCGCCGCACCAAGGATCAGGTCGTCGCGGACCTACCGGCCAAGCAGGAGCAGGTGCTCGCCGTGGAGCTGACCGCCAAGCACGAACACATCTATCAGGCCCGTCTCAACCGGGAACGTCAGCGAGTGCTCGGCCTGCTGGGCGATTGGGAGGAGAATCGATTCGCGATCTTCCGATCACTGACCATGATGCGGCAGCTCAGTCTGCACGCGGGGCTGGTCGACGAGAAGGACCGCGACGTCGCGTCCGCCAAGATCGATCACCTCGCCGCCCAACTGCCCGAACTCATCGCCGAAGGCCATGCCGCCCTGGTCTTCAGCCAGTTCACCGGCTTTCTCGGCCTCATCCGTGAACGCCTCGACAGTCTCGGGATCGCCTACAGCTACCTGGACGGTTCGATGTCTGCGAAGCAACGCGCCGCCGCGATCGGCCAGTTCAGCGCCGGCACCACCAAGGTCTTCCTGATCAGTCTCAAGGCAGGTGGCTTCGGCCTGAACCTCACCGAAGCCGACTACTGCTTCGTCTGCGATCCCTGGTGGAACCCTGCCGCGGAGGCACAGGCCGTCGACCGTGCCCATCGCATCGGCCAGACCCGTCCGGTCACCGTCTACCGGCTGGTGTCCAAGGGCACCATCGAGGAGAAGGTGGTGGAGCTGCAGGACAAGAAGCGGGCACTGTTCGACGCTGTCGTCGACGACGGTGATCTGTTCGGAACAGTGATCAGCCCCGACGATGTGCGAGCGATGCTGGGCGATGGTACGTAA
- a CDS encoding nucleotide pyrophosphatase/phosphodiesterase family protein → MNESSDELHPLQWSSYPTLADVLPAIDDAFDQNPTSTVPIPTSKDVVLLLIDGLGATLLDDHAGVAPTLTATRAATIRAGFPATTATSITSLMAGAPCGSHGIIGYSFRTERDETRGPKRRTLNALRWTFNTSVGRSALGLYVPERIQPGTGLLAEMAARDVEVSYVMPAAYRGSGFSRAAFRVAGTYLAAQTPAEILAGVGEALAPSTPRHRLIYAYWPDLDAAGHLFGPGSPQWVKTLGVVDRLVADIASELPRDATLVVTGDHGMIQADNRIDIDTTDEMLKGVEAVAGEMRVRQVYTRPGARDDVYTFWTDILGDDAFVVPREQVIDEQWFGAEVTDVVAERIGDLVAVARGNTIITRTRTDPTPEVNMPGHHGAWTTAEQLVPVSVQSGH, encoded by the coding sequence GTGAATGAATCGTCGGACGAACTTCATCCACTGCAATGGAGCAGCTACCCGACCCTTGCCGACGTGTTACCGGCGATCGACGACGCCTTTGACCAGAACCCGACGTCGACCGTGCCGATCCCCACCAGCAAAGACGTCGTCCTGCTGCTGATCGACGGGCTCGGGGCCACGCTCCTCGACGACCATGCAGGCGTCGCGCCGACCCTCACCGCGACGCGCGCCGCCACCATCCGCGCCGGCTTTCCCGCGACGACGGCAACCAGCATCACCAGCCTGATGGCCGGAGCGCCGTGCGGCAGTCACGGCATCATCGGGTACTCGTTCCGAACCGAACGTGACGAGACCCGCGGCCCGAAACGGCGGACACTCAACGCGTTACGCTGGACGTTCAATACATCCGTGGGTCGCTCGGCCCTGGGACTCTATGTACCGGAACGGATTCAGCCAGGCACCGGGCTCCTCGCCGAGATGGCCGCGCGAGACGTGGAGGTGAGCTACGTGATGCCCGCCGCCTACCGCGGATCGGGTTTCAGCCGGGCCGCCTTTCGCGTGGCGGGCACCTACCTCGCCGCTCAGACACCCGCCGAGATCCTGGCCGGAGTCGGTGAGGCGCTCGCGCCGTCCACCCCGCGCCATCGGCTGATCTACGCCTACTGGCCCGATCTCGACGCGGCCGGACATCTCTTCGGACCCGGCTCGCCCCAGTGGGTGAAGACGTTGGGCGTGGTGGACCGCCTGGTCGCCGACATCGCGTCCGAGCTCCCACGCGACGCCACGCTCGTGGTGACCGGGGATCATGGAATGATCCAGGCGGACAACCGGATCGACATCGACACCACCGACGAGATGCTCAAGGGCGTCGAGGCGGTCGCGGGCGAGATGCGGGTCCGGCAGGTGTACACACGCCCCGGCGCCCGCGACGATGTGTACACGTTCTGGACCGACATCCTGGGCGACGACGCGTTTGTGGTGCCGCGTGAGCAGGTCATCGACGAGCAGTGGTTCGGCGCCGAGGTCACCGATGTGGTGGCCGAGCGGATCGGCGATCTGGTGGCCGTCGCTCGGGGAAACACGATCATCACGCGTACCCGGACCGATCCGACTCCGGAGGTGAACATGCCAGGCCACCACGGGGCGTGGACGACAGCCGAACAGCTGGTACCGGTCTCGGTACAGTCCGGACACTGA
- a CDS encoding MarR family winged helix-turn-helix transcriptional regulator, with translation MSTDGDESGVSLWLLWKRTSEVVRTAVIDDVTTANSISEPELTVLVHLHKAGGTSRQNALVTSTGWDRSRLSHLLTRMEKRGFLTRERLRNGVEVSLAPAGEELMADKQRALRDAVERHLISKLDVAQQRALRDILTTLDTQSARLT, from the coding sequence ATGTCAACAGATGGGGACGAGTCCGGCGTTTCGTTGTGGCTGCTGTGGAAGCGGACCAGCGAGGTGGTCCGGACGGCGGTGATAGACGACGTCACGACCGCCAACTCGATCTCCGAGCCGGAACTGACGGTTCTCGTACATCTCCACAAGGCCGGCGGGACGTCGAGGCAGAACGCTCTGGTGACGTCGACGGGGTGGGACCGGAGCCGTCTCTCGCACCTCCTCACGCGCATGGAGAAGCGCGGATTTCTCACCCGCGAGCGGTTGCGCAACGGCGTCGAGGTGTCGCTCGCGCCTGCCGGCGAAGAGCTGATGGCCGACAAACAGCGGGCTCTCCGTGACGCCGTCGAGCGGCACCTGATCAGCAAACTCGACGTCGCGCAGCAGCGCGCTCTGCGCGACATCCTCACCACTCTCGACACACAGTCGGCGAGACTGACATGA